A single genomic interval of Lathyrus oleraceus cultivar Zhongwan6 chromosome 7, CAAS_Psat_ZW6_1.0, whole genome shotgun sequence harbors:
- the LOC127102038 gene encoding proline--tRNA ligase, cytoplasmic, which translates to MAGTDDKKQQQSAEKKKAAGEKKQSAAKHQLAAKQQPGGKKKEVKKETGLGLTNRKAENFGEWYSEVVVNGEMIEYYDISGCYILRPWSMAIWEILQAFFDPEIKKMKIKNCYFPVFVSSTVLEK; encoded by the exons ATGGCGGGGACCGACgacaaaaaacaacaacaatcCGCCGAGAAAAAGAAAGCCGCCGGCGAAAAAAAGCAATCCGCCGCAAAACACCAACTCGCCGCAAAACAACAGCCTG GTGGAAAGAAGAAGGAAGTGAAGAAAGAGACTGGATTAGGTCTTACCAATCGGAAGGCTGAGAATTTCGGAGAGTGGTATTCTGAG GTTGTTGTTAATGGAGAAATGATTGAGTACTATGATATTTCTGGTTGCTATATTCTTAGACCTTGGTCAATGGCAATCTGGGAGATTTTGCAA GCATTTTTTGATCcagaaataaagaaaatgaagatCAAGAACTGCTACTTCCCTGTGTTTGTTTCTTCTACTGTTCTTGAAAAGTAG